A window of Methanocaldococcus vulcanius M7 genomic DNA:
TTATTATCCAAATAATAGGATAATCATCTAAATTTAAACTATTTTAAAACTTTTAAATAACTCAAATTTAAACATTAATGCTAAATAAAGTTAAATGAGAGGTTGAAATAATGAAGCCAAAAATCTCAATAATTGGAGGAACGGATGGTTTGGGAAAATGGTTCGCAAGATACTTAAAAAATAAGGGATTTGACGTAATAGTTAGCGGTAGGGATATAGAAAAAGGAAAAAATGTAGAGAAAGAACTTGGAGTTAAATTCACAAATAACAACATAAAAGCAGCACAAGAAGGAGATGTGGTAATAATCGCAGTGCCAATCAACGTAACTGAGAGGGTTATAAAAGAAGTAGCCCCCCATGTAAAGGAGGGATCTCTATTAATGGATATAACTTCAATAAAAGAAATTCCCGCCAAAACTATGGAAAAATATGCTAAGAAAGGAGTCGTAGTGATCCCAACTCATCCCATGTTCGGCCCATCCACACCATCTCTACTGAGGCAGGTTGTTATACTAACACCAAGTGAAGAACACAAAAAAAGCGAATGGTTTAAAAAGGTATATAATTTTTTAAAAGAAGAAGGAGCGAAAGTAATAATCATTCCCCCAGATAAACATGATAGAATTATGGGAATAGTGCAAGGATTAACACATTATGCTTTTATTTCATTGGGCGCTACGTTAAAAGAATTAAATGTAGATATAAAAGAGTCGAGAAAATTTGCCTCTCCAATATACGAGTTGATGATCTCAATAATCGGAAGGATAATAGGCCAGAATCCCTATCTTTATGCAGATATTCAAATGTTTAATCCAAAAATATCGGAGATACACGAAACATTTATAGATCAGTGCCAAAAAATCAGTGAGATTGTAAAAAACAAAGATAGAGAGGCATTTGTTAAGATTATGAAAGAGGCCTCGAAACATTTCGGAAGCGAAGCAAAAAGAGGAGCTTACTATTCCGATAAGGCGGTCTTTGCATTAACATCCGAAATCGAAAATCTAAATAAGTTAATTGGAAAGGAGATAGCAGTAAAAAACATCAACTCCAACAAAATACACTTTGGGATATTAAAAAGCATAGATGATGATTATTTAACCCTCGAAAAAAATGGAAATGAACAAAAATTCAATATACTCAGAGTTGATGTGTTTTCAGGTGAGGAACTTGAAAAATTAAAAAGGAAACACCTTAAAAGAAAGCATATTGATATATCTATTCTCTTCAAAAGAGATGTTGATGAAAATATAATCTTAAAATTGTTAAAAGATCTATTTGATATTGATATTGTGGACATATACGAAGGGAAAAATATAGAAAAGGGATACAAGAGCATAACTTTCAGAATCTATGGATACAATAAAAAAGAATTAAAAGATAAAGAGGAAGAATTTTTAAGAATTATTAAAAATATTGGTGGAAAAGAAAGATTCAGCAAAATAAAAAAATTAAAAAATTAAAATGTAAATATGGACAATCAAAAATAAAGAACATACAAAAATAGAAATAATATCAAAAATAACTATATAAAATAACCATCAAAAGAGTTAGTATAAAACCTAAGGAGGAACTATTATGCTTCCTAAAAGAATAGATATAATAAAAAAGATCGTTGATAATGTTGGAGATAATGAAATAATTGTTAGCAATATTGGTTTTCCTTCAAAGGAACTTTATTTTTTAAAAGATAGGGATAGAAATTTTTATATGTTGGGTTCTATGGGATTGGCCTCGTCTATTGGATTAGGCATTTCATTAAACTGCGAGGATAAAGTTGTGGTAATAGATGGGGATGGATCGGTTTTAATGAACCTTGGATCTCTCTCAACAATAGGAAACACATCTCCAAAAAATTATATTTTGGTTATAATCGATAACTCCGCTTATGGATCAACTGGAAATCAAAAAACCCATACAGAAAAAAATACTAACTTAGAAAAAATAGCGAAAGGTTGTGGATTGGACTCAATAACGGTAGAAAGTTTAGACGACTTTGAAAAAGAATTTAAAAAAGCGTTAAAAGAAGATATATGTAAGGTAATTATTGCAAAAACAATTCCATATAATGAAAAGTGCCCTAACATCGAAATTCCACCAGTAGTTTTAAAATATAGATTTAAAACTTCTTTAAAAAATAAAAAATAAAAATAATTAAAAGATGAAAATAAAAAAGCAGATAAAATGATCTTAAAAACTCAACGCATAACAAACAATTCCACAAACTGTCCAAGCCATTAATCCTTTATC
This region includes:
- a CDS encoding prephenate dehydrogenase, with protein sequence MKPKISIIGGTDGLGKWFARYLKNKGFDVIVSGRDIEKGKNVEKELGVKFTNNNIKAAQEGDVVIIAVPINVTERVIKEVAPHVKEGSLLMDITSIKEIPAKTMEKYAKKGVVVIPTHPMFGPSTPSLLRQVVILTPSEEHKKSEWFKKVYNFLKEEGAKVIIIPPDKHDRIMGIVQGLTHYAFISLGATLKELNVDIKESRKFASPIYELMISIIGRIIGQNPYLYADIQMFNPKISEIHETFIDQCQKISEIVKNKDREAFVKIMKEASKHFGSEAKRGAYYSDKAVFALTSEIENLNKLIGKEIAVKNINSNKIHFGILKSIDDDYLTLEKNGNEQKFNILRVDVFSGEELEKLKRKHLKRKHIDISILFKRDVDENIILKLLKDLFDIDIVDIYEGKNIEKGYKSITFRIYGYNKKELKDKEEEFLRIIKNIGGKERFSKIKKLKN
- the comE gene encoding sulfopyruvate decarboxylase subunit beta: MLPKRIDIIKKIVDNVGDNEIIVSNIGFPSKELYFLKDRDRNFYMLGSMGLASSIGLGISLNCEDKVVVIDGDGSVLMNLGSLSTIGNTSPKNYILVIIDNSAYGSTGNQKTHTEKNTNLEKIAKGCGLDSITVESLDDFEKEFKKALKEDICKVIIAKTIPYNEKCPNIEIPPVVLKYRFKTSLKNKK